From the Clostridium sp. Marseille-P299 genome, one window contains:
- a CDS encoding sulfate adenylyltransferase subunit 1 gives MENINREILKIVVVGHVDHGKSTVIGRLLYDTNSLPEGTVNKVKKIAKETGKPFEYAYLLDAFEEEQKQGITIDTTQIQFATELRDYVIIDAPGHKEFLKNMISGAANAEAALLIIDAKEGVKEQSKRHAYMLSLLGIQKVYIVLNKMDLVNYSEEVYENIKEEMTEFLETLQVYPLDFIPVSAYYGENILEKSEKLPWFHGESIIGAIDSIEKEKGLEEKALRFPIQDVYKFDDRRIIAGKIESGSLQVGDKVTIYPEGKQTIVKTIEYWAERDKKSIVSAGESVGITFEDEFFNKRGELIAFEKDAPYISNSFRANVFWMGKQPLLIGKKYKIKLATSEFEGEIVKILKVIDASTLDSSDKELTAVALNDVAEVIVKTKDIVAFDRFFDCNATGRFVLVDGYDVAGGGIIVNREEVIKEEPNATFAYGDLKARGDIFEEFYYNTEQLSINKIQAKGITYTVGDELPLVGDSYQYPNYFDILVLRDLVAVKVRDGSVEEIIPLSEYQYGGLPLTNSRGFEIIVNSRAEYKKFIEDYENKKDKEEHDFLNQWMRFETFRKVSFQNYDWVI, from the coding sequence TCAACAGTCATTGGAAGATTACTTTATGATACAAATTCTCTTCCGGAAGGAACTGTGAATAAGGTTAAAAAGATTGCGAAAGAAACAGGAAAACCTTTTGAATATGCTTATCTTTTAGATGCATTTGAGGAAGAACAAAAGCAAGGGATTACAATTGATACTACCCAGATTCAATTCGCAACTGAATTACGTGATTATGTAATTATAGATGCACCGGGACATAAAGAATTTTTGAAAAATATGATTTCTGGGGCTGCGAATGCAGAGGCAGCATTACTTATAATAGATGCAAAAGAAGGAGTAAAAGAGCAGTCAAAACGTCATGCTTACATGTTATCTTTGCTTGGTATACAAAAGGTTTACATAGTATTAAATAAAATGGATTTAGTAAACTACTCAGAGGAAGTTTATGAAAACATAAAAGAAGAAATGACGGAGTTTTTAGAAACACTTCAGGTTTATCCACTGGATTTTATCCCAGTTTCAGCATATTATGGTGAAAATATTTTAGAAAAATCAGAGAAACTTCCTTGGTTTCATGGGGAGTCTATCATTGGAGCAATTGATAGTATTGAAAAAGAAAAAGGATTGGAAGAAAAAGCACTCAGATTCCCAATACAAGACGTTTATAAATTTGATGATCGAAGAATTATCGCTGGTAAAATAGAAAGTGGTAGCTTACAAGTTGGCGATAAAGTCACAATTTATCCAGAAGGTAAACAAACAATTGTAAAAACAATTGAATATTGGGCTGAACGAGATAAAAAGAGCATAGTATCTGCGGGAGAATCGGTAGGAATTACATTTGAAGATGAGTTTTTTAATAAAAGAGGTGAACTTATTGCGTTTGAAAAAGATGCACCTTATATTTCAAATTCTTTCCGTGCAAATGTTTTTTGGATGGGAAAACAACCATTACTAATTGGTAAGAAATATAAGATTAAGCTTGCTACTAGCGAATTTGAGGGAGAAATAGTTAAAATTCTTAAAGTAATTGATGCATCTACTTTAGATAGTAGTGATAAAGAATTAACTGCCGTTGCATTAAATGATGTAGCAGAAGTGATTGTTAAAACGAAAGATATTGTAGCCTTTGATCGCTTTTTTGACTGCAATGCAACTGGAAGATTCGTTCTTGTAGATGGCTATGATGTTGCAGGTGGTGGAATTATTGTAAATCGTGAAGAAGTAATAAAAGAGGAACCTAATGCAACGTTTGCCTATGGTGATTTAAAGGCAAGAGGAGATATCTTCGAAGAGTTTTATTATAATACAGAGCAACTTAGTATTAATAAGATTCAAGCCAAAGGTATTACCTATACGGTAGGAGATGAACTTCCACTGGTTGGAGATAGCTATCAGTATCCAAACTATTTTGATATTTTAGTTCTTAGAGATTTGGTTGCAGTTAAAGTAAGAGATGGATCTGTGGAAGAAATTATACCATTGTCAGAATATCAATATGGAGGTCTACCCCTTACAAATAGTAGAGGGTTTGAAATTATAGTAAATTCTAGAGCGGAGTATAAGAAGTTTATAGAAGATTATGAAAATAAAAAAGATAAGGAAGAACATGATTTCTTAAATCAGTGGATGAGATTTGAGACGTTTCGTAAGGTAAGCTTCCAAAACTACGATTGGGTTATTTAA
- the frr gene encoding ribosome recycling factor: protein MNERIKPFESKMQKSLDSLREEYVGIRAGRANPHVLDKIRVDYYGQPSNLQSVANVSVPEARVIQIQPWEAKLIKDIEKAILASDIGLTPSNDGKVIRLVFPELTEERRKDLVKDVKKKAENAKVAIRNIRRDANDAIKKASKANEISEDEQKQIEDEIQKVTDKYIAEIDKAMEDKSKEVLTV from the coding sequence ATGAATGAAAGAATTAAACCATTTGAAAGTAAAATGCAGAAATCATTAGATTCATTAAGAGAAGAGTATGTAGGAATCAGAGCAGGAAGAGCTAATCCACATGTTTTAGATAAGATTCGTGTAGATTACTACGGACAACCTTCTAACTTGCAATCTGTTGCTAACGTTTCCGTTCCAGAAGCAAGAGTGATTCAGATTCAACCTTGGGAAGCAAAGTTAATCAAAGATATTGAAAAAGCAATTTTAGCATCTGATATCGGTTTAACACCAAGCAATGATGGTAAAGTAATTCGTTTAGTATTCCCTGAACTTACAGAGGAAAGAAGAAAAGATTTAGTAAAAGACGTTAAGAAAAAAGCTGAAAATGCAAAGGTTGCAATCCGTAATATCCGTAGAGATGCAAATGATGCAATCAAAAAAGCAAGCAAAGCAAATGAAATTTCTGAAGATGAGCAAAAGCAAATCGAAGATGAAATTCAAAAAGTTACAGACAAATATATTGCTGAAATTGATAAGGCAATGGAAGATAAGTCTAAAGAAGTACTTACTGTATAA
- a CDS encoding flotillin family protein, with the protein MPDSNSTMYIVIAIIGLIVIVSVLLSMWKKVPQDKAAVVTGTKKKIITGGGGLVIPILQRVDYISLGNIQIDVSTDESMSSQGVPIAVVGTAVIKVKNETNSIFNAIEQFTGRNEMQIEQSIRSTATNVLEGKLREIVSTMTVEDIYRDRETFSSKVQEVVGTELGEMGLEVKVFTIKDINDSNGYIQALGVKQIAEKKKDAEIAKAEANRETQIETSKAKRSGEQARLLAETEIAEATKLKEVQEAAYMQEQQAAKAKADAAYEIQKNITFKEVVTAQLDAELLKQERQKDIEAAQVQIQIIKEQKNIELAQKQAERIKESLRAEVVEPARADREKQQNIADAEKYRKIAEAEAQAEAQKKFAEAEAEAKRLRAIAESEAIRKTGQAEADVISQKGKAEADAIRAKGIAEAEAMEKKAEAYQKYSSAAVAEMLIQVLPDVAGKIAQPLSQIDKIVIMDGGNGSNGVSNVAGNVTGVMTQVFESLKEVTGIDLGDIVKAKGYDAQVTKNININANPELVEAIDKIVPVQNNNVEDTTL; encoded by the coding sequence ATGCCAGATTCAAATTCAACAATGTACATTGTAATAGCAATCATTGGACTAATTGTTATCGTTAGTGTATTACTATCTATGTGGAAAAAGGTACCGCAGGATAAGGCAGCTGTAGTGACAGGTACCAAAAAGAAAATTATCACCGGTGGTGGTGGACTTGTTATTCCAATCTTACAACGTGTCGATTACATATCACTTGGAAATATTCAAATCGATGTTTCAACAGATGAGAGTATGTCCTCACAAGGTGTACCAATTGCGGTAGTAGGTACTGCAGTTATTAAAGTAAAGAATGAAACAAATTCAATCTTTAACGCAATTGAGCAGTTTACTGGTAGAAATGAAATGCAAATCGAGCAATCCATTCGTAGTACCGCAACCAACGTGTTGGAAGGTAAACTTCGAGAAATTGTATCAACAATGACGGTAGAAGATATTTACCGCGATAGAGAAACATTTTCCTCTAAAGTTCAAGAAGTAGTTGGAACAGAACTTGGTGAAATGGGTCTTGAAGTTAAGGTATTTACAATTAAAGATATCAACGATAGTAATGGATACATACAAGCACTTGGTGTAAAACAAATTGCTGAGAAGAAAAAAGATGCTGAAATTGCAAAAGCAGAAGCAAATCGTGAAACTCAGATTGAAACTTCAAAAGCAAAACGTTCTGGTGAGCAAGCAAGATTGCTAGCAGAAACAGAAATTGCAGAAGCAACGAAGTTAAAAGAAGTACAGGAAGCTGCTTATATGCAAGAGCAACAAGCCGCAAAAGCTAAGGCAGATGCTGCTTATGAGATTCAAAAGAATATTACCTTTAAAGAAGTAGTAACTGCACAATTAGATGCAGAATTATTAAAACAAGAGCGTCAAAAGGATATCGAGGCAGCACAAGTTCAAATTCAAATTATAAAAGAGCAGAAGAATATTGAACTTGCTCAAAAGCAAGCAGAACGTATTAAAGAAAGCTTACGTGCTGAAGTAGTTGAACCTGCAAGAGCGGATAGAGAAAAGCAACAAAATATTGCAGATGCTGAAAAATATCGTAAAATTGCAGAAGCGGAAGCACAAGCAGAAGCGCAGAAAAAATTTGCAGAGGCAGAAGCAGAAGCAAAGCGTTTACGTGCAATTGCTGAATCAGAGGCAATTCGAAAAACAGGTCAAGCGGAAGCAGATGTTATTAGCCAAAAAGGTAAAGCAGAAGCAGATGCGATTCGAGCAAAGGGTATTGCAGAAGCAGAGGCAATGGAGAAAAAGGCAGAAGCTTATCAAAAATACTCCAGTGCAGCAGTTGCTGAAATGCTTATTCAAGTTTTACCAGATGTTGCTGGAAAGATTGCTCAACCATTATCACAAATTGATAAGATTGTTATTATGGATGGCGGGAATGGAAGTAACGGTGTATCCAATGTTGCAGGGAATGTAACAGGGGTTATGACACAAGTATTTGAATCCTTAAAAGAAGTAACTGGTATTGATTTAGGTGACATTGTGAAAGCAAAAGGATATGATGCACAAGTAACAAAGAATATTAATATAAATGCAAATCCTGAATTAGTGGAAGCAATTGATAAAATAGTTCCAGTACAGAATAATAATGTAGAGGATACAACATTATAA
- the pyrH gene encoding UMP kinase: MKKYNRVLLKLSGEALAGDKKTGFDEQTCIGVAKQVKELVDDGVEVAIVIGGGNFWRGRSSETIDRTKADQIGMLATVMNCIYVSEIFRYVGMDTAILTPFYCGSMTELFSKDKANEYLGEKKVIFLAGGTGHPYFSTDTATALRAIELETDVILMARAVDGVYDSDPKQNPNAKKYETVSFEELLEKKLAIMDLTATVMCMENNMSILVFSLNEENSIVNNVKKACTGTVVTN, encoded by the coding sequence ATGAAAAAGTATAACAGAGTATTACTTAAGTTAAGTGGTGAGGCACTTGCAGGTGACAAAAAAACAGGATTTGATGAACAAACTTGTATCGGTGTTGCAAAACAAGTAAAAGAATTAGTTGATGATGGTGTTGAAGTAGCGATTGTCATTGGCGGAGGAAATTTCTGGCGTGGTAGAAGTAGCGAGACCATTGACCGAACAAAAGCAGATCAGATTGGTATGCTAGCTACAGTAATGAATTGTATTTATGTATCCGAAATCTTTCGCTATGTAGGTATGGATACAGCGATACTTACACCATTTTATTGTGGTAGCATGACTGAATTATTTTCAAAGGATAAAGCAAATGAATATCTAGGAGAAAAAAAGGTTATATTCTTAGCCGGAGGCACAGGACACCCTTATTTTTCAACAGATACAGCAACTGCTTTACGTGCAATCGAGCTTGAAACGGATGTTATTTTAATGGCACGCGCTGTTGACGGTGTGTATGACAGTGATCCAAAACAAAATCCAAATGCAAAGAAATACGAGACAGTAAGCTTTGAAGAGTTATTAGAAAAGAAATTGGCAATAATGGATTTAACAGCAACTGTTATGTGTATGGAAAATAACATGAGCATTTTAGTATTTTCTTTAAATGAAGAAAATAGTATTGTGAACAATGTAAAGAAAGCGTGTACAGGTACTGTAGTAACAAATTAG
- a CDS encoding isoprenyl transferase, with translation MAKELDKELNIPTHVGIIMDGNGRWAKKRLMPRNYGHSQGSKILEKICKDAWELGIKYVTVYAFSTENWSRPDSEVEALMKILRDFLDQSLEKCKKNNMRVRIIGDIKRLAPDMQEKIRILEEGSKHYTGLNFQVALNYGGRDEILRATKAIAKAYKDGELDIDTLTESDFSNALDTKDIPDPDLLIRTSGEQRLSNFMLWQLAYAEFYFPDVLWPDFNKKELIKAIEYYNGRERRFGGL, from the coding sequence ATGGCGAAAGAACTAGATAAAGAATTAAATATCCCAACTCATGTTGGCATTATCATGGATGGGAACGGAAGATGGGCAAAAAAACGTTTGATGCCAAGAAATTATGGACATTCTCAAGGTAGTAAGATATTAGAAAAAATTTGTAAAGATGCTTGGGAACTTGGTATAAAATATGTTACTGTATACGCGTTTTCTACAGAAAATTGGTCAAGACCTGATTCAGAAGTGGAAGCATTAATGAAAATACTTCGTGACTTTTTAGATCAGAGTCTTGAAAAGTGTAAAAAGAATAATATGCGCGTTCGTATCATTGGAGATATTAAGCGTTTGGCACCTGACATGCAGGAAAAGATACGCATACTTGAGGAAGGTTCAAAGCATTATACAGGCCTTAATTTTCAAGTTGCATTAAACTATGGTGGTCGAGATGAAATTCTTCGTGCAACCAAAGCAATTGCAAAAGCATATAAGGATGGAGAATTGGATATTGATACTTTAACAGAAAGTGATTTTTCCAATGCTTTAGATACGAAAGATATTCCTGATCCTGACTTATTAATACGTACAAGTGGAGAGCAACGTTTATCTAATTTTATGTTGTGGCAATTAGCATATGCAGAATTTTATTTTCCAGATGTACTTTGGCCAGATTTCAATAAAAAGGAGCTTATTAAAGCGATTGAGTATTATAACGGTCGTGAGAGAAGATTTGGAGGATTGTAA